Part of the Brassica oleracea var. oleracea cultivar TO1000 chromosome C8, BOL, whole genome shotgun sequence genome is shown below.
AACGGGTCGGATTTTTCGGTTCGGATTTCGGGTTCCGGATTTTATGCCTATGCCTACTTAAGACTATTGGATTACTATGTAGAATTAAAAATAAAAATAAATTTCACTCAGTCTAATTCTTTTTTCTTCTTCTTTGTTGAATAGAAGAAAGATGTAAGTAAGAAAAGGAGGTTAAAAATGAACAGAGTAAAAGACCAGAGGGTGTGTAGGAAGGGCGGGGGGTTCTACTTTGGTTCTGTAAGGGGTGAGGAAGAGATACATTTATATATAAACCTACCAAGCGTGTGTCCGTATTAACAATAAAACTAGAGAATGATCTGGTCTGATCCCATGGGGTTTCTTTTAAGATTGATGTTGAAGGCGAACGTGAGGACATGGCCTCTCGGGTTCCCCTGTTGTCCATAAGGTCTTCAGATCACCTCTCTTATGACCTAACACTGTCAAAGTACCTGACAAATGTGCCACAAACGCCATTCTCAGATCCCATGGCTCAGCTTTTTTTGGTTTTCAAATTGAGGACTTACCAAGTATGAATGGAACGATGTAAAGCAAAGCTGGTTGCCCGTGTCCATCCATCAAGTTTAAAGCAATATATGTTATGAGAAGACCTGTGAGACAGTAATAAGTTAGATTCTGGAAATTTCTAGTTTGACTTGAGGGAGGGGGAACATACATACCTAGACCATAAGCAGACATTGTCCAAAGGAAGTATCCAGACTTGAGCCTCTTGTTTGCCAGCCAGTCGTATCTGCAATTTTAACACTTAGATCAGGAAAAGCTCTTCTGGCTCAGAGCACCATACAACAACAGCGTGAGGGGATTGTAGGTAGCGGCAAACCTGAGTGCAAAAGTGACAAGAAGTCCAGGTAAGATGATATCGCCAAAACCGATGATACTGTAGCCACCCCAAGGATCAAACATACGTGGGATCTTTAGTAGCATAGGGATGCCGTCCTCTCCGCTTTTGTCACCACGAGCTACCACAATCATCACGCTTTCACGGAACCACCATTTTGAAACAAAAACCCAGAAGATGTCATACATGAAGCCACAGCTGAGAAGAACAACTCCAACCTGTTTTACATTAAAATGATGGTCTGAAACAGGAAGCTGGTATTTGATGGTGGAAACTAACGTATTACCTTAAGATTTGGTACCCGGACGATTTGAAGAACTGTGATTATCAGCGAGATTCCCTGTAAGCAAGCAAAAATGAAACATTATAATACATGGGACTGAAAGAGAAGTCAGTTAAGAGAGAAAGGGGGGGTGGTGGTTACAAGGATATCTTGGCCTATCCAAGCAAAAGGGTATTGGCGGTAAACTGCCCAGATAACAGCAGATACTATGCACAAGGGACAAACGGCCAGAGTCAAGTATGAGACTGCCCCCAGCAAAGGAACTTTCGCATATGATTCTCCTATTCGCCGGAACCATCTGAAACTATATTATTAAAATCCAACGTCAGTCCCGCCTTTTCTTTTTAACGAGTGATAATAACTACATACCATGAGAGCAAAGCGACCAAACAGGTTTGCAGCCCCTGACATCACCAACAATAATCTCAGTAAACTATAGATTCAGTTGGAGAAAAGATGAACGAACTTTACCTCTACGCCACCGATGCAAAAGAGGACCACCAACACTTCTATAAACCAGAATGACATGAGCTTGTAGAGCATGATGAGGAAACAAGAAGCAACCACCACAAACAAAATTGCTGATATCACGGTGATCTCAACAACCCCTCTAGAGCTTGTGGTTGATACCTGCAACAGTTCATCTGATCCGTCCTGCAATATTTACATTCAAAGCCTTAGAGAAAGGACTTCCATTTTCCTTGGCAGCCAAAAGGTACAGACCACAATGTAAGATTATTAATGCACCTTTAGCAGCTTGTCTTGCTCAATGGCTTCTTCCCTAGCGGTCCAAGCAGACCAATAAGAAGCACAAAGGATGGTACCAACAGCCATAAGCCATAGAAAGACCTCAGCCACATCAACTGCTGGACGTTTCGGCGAATATAGCTGCAAGGTAACTGAACAAATACAGTCAACAACAACAACACTGAAAATAAAAGAGAGAAAGCTAGAAGACAATAATAACAACTCACGAAAAAGACCAATCTCTGGTGAAGTAGAACTGGAAGCAAACTAAGAGTGGTATACCTATGGAGTTACTCTGAACGGTCTCCTCGAGGCTTCTACCAGCATCAATAGGTAGCATAACAACAGGGATATTGATATCTAAAACGTTTTCACCCTTCTCACATACCATCTTAAAAAGATCTGCAAAAAGCAACAACATTCAAAGCTCAAGAGAATTCTCAAAGTAATTGGAAGGAATATCTTGTAGAGATTACCAGTGCTGTTGTTTATGATGAGGATGGCAGAGGCACCAGCAGCTTCAGCTACCTTAGTTTTGGTGGTAAAACTGCAATTACCACGGTGAACAAGAATGACCTCTCCAGTAAGCTACCAACCCAAAAAGAAAACGAAGCATATGAGAATTAAAACTGGATATAAAAAAGTGTCAAAGAAAAAGGGTAACCTTGGATTTGGGGGTGGTGCAGCAATGAGGAGGGTCGGCAAGGGCGAGTTTGATGAGGGTAGCATGCTTCTCCTTAGATTCCAAGGTAGGCCCAAACCTAGCACCGACACCAACAAACTCCTCTTTTTCTTTCCCATCTACTCGAGTTGGGACTTTGACCTGTCACCCATGGAAATTATGTTCCTAGTTCATCATTATGTTTGGAAGATGAATACACCTTCGAGAAACAGACAGGGAAACTAAACTGGCTCTAACAATTAGACCATGAATAACCCGGGATTCTTAGACCGGGGTTCTTTCTTAGCGGAACTGTATTTTTTAACTTTAAACTAAAAAGTATAATAACAGGTTCTTATGAGAGAGTTCAAACAACAATGAATTTCCTCTTTGCATTTAACGATCTTTTTATAGGTAGCTATTCTCAGAACTTTTAGCTGTGAAAAAAATGTAGAGTCAAATCTGACTTAAAAAAAAAAAAAAAAAAATCAAACTCATCCTCTCTACAGACCCAAATGTTCCTATGCAAGAACAAATAATAGTAGGTCAACAGCTAGCAATCAAACAGATTCAATTCAGATAACTTTACGGAAACCCTAAATTCCACCTGAAACCCAACAGAAACACATCCAAACTTTACTCTCTCTCTCTCTCTCTACACAAAACTGATTCGACTGAGATTTCTCACCAGTACGAAATTGTTGTTGCAGCCAGGTCTCTGTGGAATCGAATCATCGTGGTGAACTATGTCTCCACCACAAACCAAACTAGCACTGTACAACAACAACATCCCCAAAACATACAACAAACAGCTGAAAGATCTCCGCTGGATCATACTTTTCACTCTACCAAGGAGAAGAAGAAGACTAGGTCGAAGATAAAAGAGATATGGAGATTGGAGAGGAAGGTACAAGGAACCAGAGAGAGAGAGAGAGAGAGAGGGAAAAAACTCTGGTGGGAGAGAGAGATGAAAAGGCAGATCAACAAGAAAGATGTCGTTTAAAAGAGATAAGCAAGAGTGAAACGGTGGTTTTGACTTTTTTTTTTTTTTTTGGTACCACTCTCTCCCTTTTTGCGCGTGGGTCGCGTGATTTTTTAGACCATTTGAGTTCTCTCGTACATTCAATTTTAATTCATTTGTCCGTACGACATTTTCTTTTCCATTTATAATCCAAGTGATAAGTGATATGCCAATTAACAAAATTAGTTTTGTAGAACAAACACATGTGGAGTCATGAACGGGATTGGTACCAAATGAATACAACATAACTAACACTAAGCCCTAATAATCATAACTATACATTTGCTTTGCTGACTTTTTTTTTTTAATAATGTTTTGAATGATTGACTATTTTGTTCCCATATATCTGAACTTTATAATATTTTGACTATATTTGTTTAAATGATGTAAACTTTCTGGAACATCAACATGCATCTCTCACTTATTTTTATCAAATGTTGTTTGATGTGATTATTAATTGATATGATTATACACAATCACCACGTAAAAGATAACTTCGTACACAGTTTATGTAGGAACCTTTAGCTGTTGCAATGTGTACATACACCACAATGTAGGCCTGGGCGTTCGGGTCTTCGGATCGGGTTCGGACCGGTTTTTTTCGGATCCGGATCTTTTCGGATCCTAAATATTTAGATCCAATAGGTATTTAAAATTTTCGGTTCGGGTTCGGGTCGGTTCTTCTCGGGTCCGGGTCGGTTCGGGTCTATAATTAAAATACCCATAAAATACCCGTAATTTTTCGGGACCATATCAGGTCCGAGTCGGGTTCGGGTATTTAGGATCTGAAAAGGACATGATATACCGAATTCCATCAACTTTAGTTGAATATTTGTCATATATATCTAAAATTTTACAAAACAACTTAAATGAGACTATTAATAATTAAAATAAAACATTTTAAAACTCTAAATTTTACATTTTAAACTTTATATTACTTTAAAAATGTTAAAAAAATAATAACAAATGTTGTTAACAAAAGATATTTCAACTAAATCATAAAATAATATATATAAAATAGAACACAAAAACATCATAGTTTTAGATATACATGTTTTTAAGTCGGGTACAAATCAGTTCTTATCGGGTCGGATCTATTCGGGTCGGTTCTTTTCGGGTTCAGGTCTATTCGGGTCGGTTCTTTTTCGGTTCCAGTTCTTTCGGGTAAAAAAAATTTAGACCCAAAAGGTATTTGTAAATTTTCGGTCCGGTTTCGGATCGGGTATTTTTTGGTCGGTTCCGATTCGGATCTTCGGGTCCAGGTTAAAATGCCCAGGCCTACCACAATGAGTAGGATATCATTGTATGTTTACTTACTGACCATTACAAGTTAAAATGATGCTAATCTTCTATATGTTTGAGTGCTTTTCCTCAACAACACAAAAGTGACACTTCTTAAATAAAATAAAATACCGGTTTTATGCATCTGAGCTAACTTGCATGTGCGTGGAACATGAATGCGATAAGTACATCAAATCTACCGATCACCGGCTAGCCAATAACTTCTAATTTCTAATTAATTAATTTTAAAAAATTGAATCCGTGTGAACCGTACCGACAAGACGGCATGTTACAGTTAACCATTAGATAATTATAACTAGATTTTAATCCACACAAATTTTTTTTATTTTATAAATGTATTTAATATCATTATAATTTTTTAAATATATAATTTTTATTTTAATATTATATATTGTGTAACTCTATAATATTATTATTTATATTTACTATTCGGCGTTATTAATATATAATGATTTGTTTAGTACATTTTACTTTATTATTATTTTTTATTACTTACTAATATATTTTCGAGTTAGGTACAATAAAATAACAATGTGAAACACTCAAATAAATAACCTCCTTAAAAATATGAGTTTTCGTTAATTTATACATTTTACAATAATACATCTTAAAATTTATTTATATTATAGAAAAGAAATATGTTTAAGATAATTTATATTTACATGTTGTGTTTTAGAAAATATACTTTAACATATATTATTTTAGTTTTTTACGGGATTTTATAAGTAGAAACATTGTTTTGTTTAAATAATGTAGCCCAATTATTTTAGTAAATTTTGTACATAGTATCACCTATCATATTATTTTAGAAACTTTTATTGGTATATGATAATTTTGGATATTATAATATTAATT
Proteins encoded:
- the LOC106312054 gene encoding signal peptide peptidase-like 4, giving the protein MIQRRSFSCLLYVLGMLLLYSASLVCGGDIVHHDDSIPQRPGCNNNFVLVKVPTRVDGKEKEEFVGVGARFGPTLESKEKHATLIKLALADPPHCCTTPKSKLTGEVILVHRGNCSFTTKTKVAEAAGASAILIINNSTDLFKMVCEKGENVLDINIPVVMLPIDAGRSLEETVQSNSIVTLQLYSPKRPAVDVAEVFLWLMAVGTILCASYWSAWTAREEAIEQDKLLKDGSDELLQVSTTSSRGVVEITVISAILFVVVASCFLIMLYKLMSFWFIEVLVVLFCIGGVEGLQTCLVALLSCFRWFRRIGESYAKVPLLGAVSYLTLAVCPLCIVSAVIWAVYRQYPFAWIGQDILGISLIITVLQIVRVPNLKVGVVLLSCGFMYDIFWVFVSKWWFRESVMIVVARGDKSGEDGIPMLLKIPRMFDPWGGYSIIGFGDIILPGLLVTFALRYDWLANKRLKSGYFLWTMSAYGLGLLITYIALNLMDGHGQPALLYIVPFILGTLTVLGHKRGDLKTLWTTGEPERPCPHVRLQHQS